From a single Longimicrobium sp. genomic region:
- a CDS encoding DUF5916 domain-containing protein, producing MRPPRCCARLSIALMAAFAAPAAAQNGAHATGATPRLAAVERTTPIAIDGKLDEGVWQTAQPATNFTQQDPNEGKPATQPTEVRIAYDAEALYIGARMVDSLGARGVHAQLSRRDQSTGGDYVQFVLDTYHDHTGRTVFTINPSGVKSDAGQASSYADPSWDPVYTAAAHVDSAGWTAELRVPFSQLRFPRDSVQTWGMQVWRYVERLNETDMWSFWGKNETGGPSRFGHLGALRTPPQRRSVELLPYAVARQSFVRPLQPESPFEHTHESSWRIGGDVKALLTSTLTLDATINPDFGQVEVDPAVVNLSAYETFFDEKRPFFVEGSGLFGFGDFNCHFCSNISSMSPFYSRRIGRAPQGFVSQPAVFTHQPESSTILGAAKVSGRLGNGLQLGVMDALTRSERALAQDEDGDRFTEQVEPPTNYFVGRVKQNLRGGNLTVGGIGTSVLRWFDNPSLESLIPSRAEAAGVDWNLYWDKRAWSLIGNFVVSEVGGDSASMLRLQRSSARYFQRPDRGEGSNGLFTSRFEPGLTSLRGFGGYARLARDSGPWQFETAVDYRSPGFEVNDLGFLPRADYVWMNANLLRVWNKPTRQYRNLVAIVGSQQQVNFDRDLTGRDFHAYLGSQLANYWNVSSFVIWNTALDDDRLTRGGPVVRRPSDVTYFLNVSTDSRKRVVLSTNPYYSTSTDGTHAFSGNLSVRVKPASNVQFSVGPAYSVDHSRTQFITRFADSTATNFYGQRVVFSDLVQHQLSMNTRLNWTFSPTLTLELFAQPLVASGSFDRYKEFAAPRSIRKTLYDAAQITQVLDAEGRTVEYTLDPDRNPATTNFTIPNPDFNFRSLRGNAVLRWEYRPGSTLFLVWQQQRSGTEPFGTFDFSRDTRAVFDAPPDNVFVVKLSYWFGR from the coding sequence ATGCGCCCTCCCCGCTGTTGTGCCCGCCTTTCCATCGCGCTGATGGCGGCGTTTGCCGCGCCCGCCGCCGCGCAGAACGGCGCCCACGCCACCGGCGCCACGCCCCGCCTGGCCGCGGTGGAGCGCACCACCCCCATCGCCATCGACGGAAAGCTGGACGAGGGCGTGTGGCAGACGGCGCAGCCGGCCACGAACTTCACCCAGCAGGACCCCAACGAGGGGAAGCCCGCCACCCAGCCCACCGAGGTCCGCATCGCGTACGACGCCGAGGCGCTGTACATCGGCGCGCGGATGGTCGACTCGCTGGGCGCGCGCGGCGTGCACGCGCAGCTCTCGCGGCGCGACCAGAGCACCGGCGGCGATTACGTGCAGTTCGTGCTCGACACCTACCACGACCACACCGGCCGCACCGTCTTCACCATCAACCCGTCGGGGGTGAAGAGCGACGCGGGGCAGGCCTCGTCGTACGCCGACCCCAGCTGGGACCCCGTCTACACCGCCGCCGCGCACGTCGACTCGGCGGGGTGGACGGCGGAGTTGCGCGTGCCCTTCAGCCAGCTGCGCTTCCCGCGTGACAGCGTGCAGACCTGGGGGATGCAGGTGTGGCGCTACGTGGAGCGGCTGAACGAGACCGACATGTGGTCGTTCTGGGGGAAGAACGAGACGGGCGGCCCCTCGCGCTTCGGGCACCTGGGGGCGCTGCGCACCCCGCCGCAGCGCCGCTCGGTGGAGCTCCTTCCCTACGCGGTGGCGCGGCAGAGCTTCGTGCGCCCGCTGCAGCCGGAAAGCCCCTTCGAGCACACGCACGAGTCGTCGTGGCGCATCGGCGGCGACGTGAAGGCGCTGCTCACCAGCACGCTCACGCTCGACGCCACCATCAACCCCGACTTCGGGCAGGTTGAGGTGGACCCGGCGGTGGTGAACCTGTCGGCCTACGAGACCTTCTTCGACGAGAAGCGCCCGTTCTTCGTGGAGGGGAGCGGGCTGTTCGGCTTCGGCGACTTCAACTGCCACTTCTGCAGCAACATCTCGTCGATGTCGCCCTTCTACTCGCGGCGCATCGGGCGGGCGCCGCAGGGGTTCGTGTCGCAGCCGGCGGTGTTCACCCACCAGCCCGAGAGCAGCACCATCCTGGGCGCGGCCAAGGTCAGCGGCCGGCTGGGGAACGGCTTGCAGCTGGGGGTGATGGACGCGCTCACCCGCTCGGAGCGCGCGCTGGCGCAGGACGAGGACGGCGACCGCTTCACCGAGCAGGTGGAGCCGCCCACCAACTACTTCGTGGGCCGGGTGAAGCAGAACCTGCGCGGGGGGAACCTGACGGTGGGGGGGATCGGCACCTCGGTGCTGCGCTGGTTCGACAATCCCTCGCTGGAGTCGCTGATCCCCAGCCGCGCCGAGGCGGCGGGGGTGGACTGGAACCTGTACTGGGACAAGCGCGCCTGGTCGCTGATCGGCAACTTCGTGGTCTCCGAGGTGGGCGGCGACAGCGCGTCGATGCTGCGGCTGCAGCGCTCGTCGGCGCGCTACTTCCAGCGGCCTGACCGGGGGGAGGGGAGCAACGGGCTGTTCACCAGCCGCTTCGAGCCGGGGCTCACTTCGCTGCGCGGGTTCGGGGGATACGCGCGGCTGGCGCGCGACTCGGGGCCCTGGCAGTTCGAGACGGCGGTGGACTACCGCAGCCCCGGCTTCGAGGTGAACGACCTGGGGTTCCTGCCGCGCGCCGATTACGTCTGGATGAACGCCAACCTGCTGCGGGTGTGGAACAAGCCCACGCGCCAGTACCGCAACCTGGTGGCCATCGTCGGCTCGCAGCAGCAGGTGAACTTCGACCGCGACCTCACCGGGCGTGACTTCCACGCCTACCTGGGCTCGCAACTCGCGAACTACTGGAACGTCAGCTCGTTCGTGATCTGGAACACGGCGCTCGACGACGACCGGCTGACGCGCGGCGGGCCGGTGGTGCGCAGGCCGTCGGACGTGACGTACTTCCTGAACGTGAGCACCGACTCGCGCAAGCGGGTGGTGCTGAGCACCAACCCGTACTACAGCACCAGCACCGACGGCACGCACGCCTTCAGCGGCAACCTGAGCGTGCGGGTGAAGCCCGCGTCGAACGTGCAGTTCTCGGTGGGCCCGGCGTACAGCGTGGACCACTCGCGCACACAGTTCATCACCCGCTTCGCCGACTCCACGGCCACGAACTTCTACGGGCAGCGGGTGGTGTTCTCGGACCTGGTGCAGCACCAGCTCTCGATGAACACGCGCCTCAACTGGACGTTCAGCCCCACGCTGACGCTGGAGCTGTTCGCGCAGCCGCTGGTGGCCAGCGGGAGCTTCGACCGCTACAAGGAATTCGCGGCGCCGCGCTCCATCCGGAAGACGCTGTACGACGCCGCGCAGATCACCCAGGTGCTCGACGCCGAGGGGCGGACGGTGGAGTACACGCTGGACCCGGACCGGAACCCGGCCACGACGAACTTCACCATTCCCAACCCGGACTTCAACTTCCGCAGCCTGCGCGGCAACGCGGTGCTGCGCTGGGAGTACCGGCCGGGGTCCACGCTCTTCCTGGTCTGGCAGCAGCAGCGCAGCGGCACGGAGCCGTTCGGCACCTTCGACTTCAGCCGCGACACCCGCGCCGTGTTCGACGCGCCGCCCGACAACGTGTTCGTGGTGAAGCTCAGCTACTGGTTCGGCCGGTAG